From the Quercus lobata isolate SW786 chromosome 6, ValleyOak3.0 Primary Assembly, whole genome shotgun sequence genome, one window contains:
- the LOC115993753 gene encoding cyclin-D4-2-like, which yields MAESHDCSTSSLLCAENTNPCFDDVDGNATDGFGVSPSWNHQNNHTHNKDSIFDNIRSESLERFPLQSEERVREMVEREREHLPRDDYLKRLRCGDLDLSFRREALDWIWKAYDHYSFGPSSVCLSMNYLDRFLSINELPRDKSWAVQLLAVACVSLAAKMEETNVPQLVDLQVGEPKFVFGANSIQRMELLVLGTLGWRMQALTPCSFIDYFLSKINKVQYPSILSISRSVQLILSTIKGIDFLEFRPSEIAAAVAISISRQIQEVDIDKAMSCFKHVEKERVVKCLELMKDLSLISGSANVASNLASSVPQSPVGVLDAACLSYKSDELTVGSCANSSHNSPDTRGRHQTDHLK from the exons ATGGCAGAAAGTCATGACTGTTCCACCTCAAGCCTTCTCTGTGCAGAGAACACCAATCCTTgttttgatgatgttgatggcAATGCCACAGATGGGTTTGGGGTTTCCCCTTCTTGGAACCACCAaaacaatcacacacacaataaagactcgatttttgaCAATATTAGATCCGAATCCTTGGAGCGTTTTCCTCTGCAGAGTGAGGAGAGAGTGAGGGAGATggttgagagggagagagagcatTTACCCAGAGATGATTATCTCAAGAGACTGCGCTGTGGGGACTTGGACTTGAGTTTTAGGAGAGAGGCTCTTGATTGGATTTGGAAG GCTTATGATCATTACAGTTTTGGACCATCAAGCGTTTGTCTATCCATGAACTACTTGGATCGCTTCCTATCAATTAATGAATTGCCA AGAGATAAAAGTTGGGCTGTGCAATTGTTAGCTGTAGCTTGTGTGTCATTAGCAGCCAAAATGGAGGAGACTAATGTGCCTCAGTTGGTAGATTTACAG GTGGGAGAACCTAAGTTTGTGTTTGGAGCTAACTCTATACAGAGAATGGAGCTTCTGGTGCTGGGCACATTGGGTTGGAGGATGCAAGCTCTCACCCCTTGTTCATTCATTGATTACTTTCTAAGCAAGATTAACAAAGTTCAGTATCCATCAATATTATCCATTTCTAGATCAGTACAACTCATATTAAGCACAATCAAAG GTATTGACTTCTTGGAATTCAGGCCTTCTGAAATTGCTGCAGCGGTGGCCATTTCTATTTCAAGGCAAATTCAAGAAGTGGACATTGATAAGGCCATGTCCTGTTTCAAACATGTAGAAAAG GAAAGGGTCGTGAAGTGTCTTGAACTGATGAAAGATTTGTCATTGATTAGTGGGTCTGCGAATGTGGCAAGTAACTTAGCTTCGTCTGTGCCCCAAAGCCCTGTTGGGGTTTTAGATGCTGCTTGCTTGAGCTATAAAAGTGATGAATTAACAGTTGGGTCATGTGCAAATTCTTCACATAATAGTCCAGATACAAGGGGAAGACACCAGACAGACCATCTAAAGTAG